Part of the Pseudorasbora parva isolate DD20220531a chromosome 13, ASM2467924v1, whole genome shotgun sequence genome is shown below.
GTGTACTACAACATTCCATGTGCGGTAATAGTTAGCAAATGAAGTGGAGTTCCACCAgtcctagaaaaaaaaacattattcaaaacaaacaaaaaatagcgTACAATGGGAACATTAAGCAATTAAATACATCGCAAACGTGAGCCTTTCTTGAGTCTGTTGGTGCTGTCTGTTACCTTATAAAACATTCTGTCTCCAAATCGCAGCATTTCAGCAAATGCGTTAAGCCAGCAATGCAGAAAGGCAAAGAACGCCAAGAATAGCACCAGCACTCCTACAGATACATCAAAATATCATCACACAAAACTCATTCATTTGTACCCCTTTTTTACTACATTTGTGACCCTGCTCAGTGTGTACTCTTTATTACAACTCTTCCCTCACCATCTTATCAGTATAAAGGAATGAGAAGATGAGCTACAGTTAAATATATTGGCCCTGCTGACATGATACCTGGCAGTATAGAGTTGAAGACACACAACACCATGGCCCTCAGGTCAAAGAGCTGCATACTGATAATGCGGAACTGAGGGATACACAGCCGCACAAATATGTAATATGCGTAAAACAAACACCCCAGCACCTGGAACGACACAGAAGTAAAAGAAAGTCAGCATAACATTCACAACACAAACATGCACTCTTTTAAAAAACCCACCTGTAAAAACTTTGTAGCCACATAACCCCACCGAATACAAGGATTCCTACAGAGACAGAAGTACTCACGGTCAATGTGAAATTAAAACAGATAATTTCAATGTgaaattatctatctatctatcgatcgatcgatagatagaacattttgagctatctatatatatatatatatatatatatatatatatatacacacacacaaacacaaactcacctaaaggattatatggtacaccatactaatactgtgtctgaccccctttcaccaactgccttaattctaggttgcattgattcaacaaggtgctgaaagcattctttagaaatgttggcccatattgataggatagtatcttacagttgatggagatttgtgggatgcacatccagagcACGAAGCTCtggttccaccacatcccaaagatgctctattgggttgagatctggtgactgtgggggccattttagtacagtgaactcattgtcatgttcaagaaaccaatttgaaatgattggagctttgtgacatggtgcattatcctgctggaagggatggacatggtcagaaacaatgctcaggtaggccgtggtatttaaacaatgcccaattggcactcaggggcctaaagtgtgccaagaaacatcccccacacccttacaccaccaccaccagcctgcaaagtggtaacaaggcatgatggatccatgttctcattctgtttatgccaaattctgactctaccatctgaatgtctcaacaaaaATTGACACTCATCAGAACAGGCAACATTTgaccagtcttcaactgtcctattttggtgagcttgtgcaaattgttgcctctttttcctattttcgctcttctatcagcttaattcagtcggcccattctcctctgacctctagcatcaacaaggcattttcgcccacaggactgcagcatactggatgtttttggTGGTTGGTGGTTCGATTGGTGGTTCGATTTTCCCATCTGACCAAGTTttgaggtgtccttgagcaagacacctaaccccacctgctcccgatgagctagATGGTGCCTtacttacatggctgacatcaccgtcggtgtatgaatgggtgaatgtgaggcaaaaaggtaaagcgctttggatggccatagggtctgttaaaagtgctatataaatgcagtcgatttaccatttaccaacaaccatgccacactcaaaattgcttaaatcacctttctttcccattctgacattcagtttggagttcagaagattgtcttgaccagaaccacacccctaaatgcattgaagcaactgccatgtgattggtagattagataattgcattaatgagaaatttaaagggatacttcaccgcattttcatattaaactatgttattcccttaactaagacgagttgatgcatacctctctcacctcagtgcgtgcacttaatcgctctaaCACGCAGTGATATTTTGATAGTCTTTTTACTGCACCGAGTCagcacgttttattttatgtcaccttACTTGATCGTttaactattcgtgtaactgaaTTTAACTAGGGAaaacatggaggtgtttggtcgcttcaaactttatctctgtttggtaccatagtgaatgaactgggcttaagGCTTCATCATattccgcaagaacagagaaagttctcgctcccaagGGCTGCTATAACAAAattacgtcattttgttctcgcagccctggtttgagagttctcgcagcttgttctcaacacatcgcctgagcagaacttttttcttgcgggagtctgagaactattgtgtgattggtcatacatttaaagtgggcggaGTTAATGCAGAGAAACTCAGATGTTTGGTACCTGCTTTTCTTGTGAAGTATGGAATATACTGGCCAGAACGaattttattcttgtttttgccacctcgagaaaacgaacaaatttctttattcttgcagagtatgttccaagctttagtgggctaagctaaatgctatcagaatgtcaccgcgcgtcagagcgattaagtgcacgcactgaaacgagagaggtatgtatcaactcgtcttaggtaagggaataacatagcttaatatgaaaaagcggagaagtaaccctttaacaggtgttcctaataatcctttaggtgagtgtatatatatatataattcattattGATTATTCTTTTCCTTCCTTAAAACCAATAACAATCAGTCTTACCTTGGATAATTGTCTCTGTATATTAGGGTGGGTGCAAAGAGAAAGTAAATATACTGGGTGAACTGAGGTACAACTACcgaatctaaaataaaaaaagaaaacaaaatttaaaaaagagcCATATTAATCCTGACGTTTTTTTTATGTCAAGCAAAATCTACATTAAGATCGTACTTGTTTTGTTTCGTTCTAAGGATCGTACTCTTGGCACATTTTCCCTGATGAAGGAGTGAGCCTTCATCATCAGCCGCACCTGTTTACAAcagaaacaacagcaacaactaGATTTAGCAGTACAATTTCTttaaactttacattcaaaatCTACCTTCATACATTATTAGAATTCTTACTAGCAACACattcaaataaacacacaaatgcAGAAAATAGAGCAACGGAGGGATAAAAATAATCCTGTTGCCATGGTTACGGAGTACCTGTTCTAGAATAAGTATGAAGCATGAAGCAGGAGGAAGGCCGTTCTTCAGCACCACATATGTGGGCAGGAAACCCAAACACAGCCCCTGGTACAGCAGTAAGAGAGAACCGGCCAGCACTGTCCACAAGGCCCGATAGTTTGACATGGGGTAGACACTGGCCCAGACACTGAGCAGTACATATGGAACCACGAGGGCGGACAGGATCATGCACATCCACGTGACAACCACTAGGGGGAACTGGCCAAACGCGTACACCAACAGGTCAAACTCAAGCACCAGTCtagagagataaagagagaaAGATTTTGCACTTTACACAAATTAGTGCTTCTTCTattgtatagatagatagatagatagatagatagatagatagatagatagatagatagatagatagatagatagatagatagatagatagatagatagatagatagatagatagatagatagatagatagatagatagatagatagatagatagatagatagatagatagatagacagacagacagacagacagacagacagacagacagacagacagacagacagacagacagacagacagacagacagacagacagacagacagacagacagacagacagacagacagacagacagacagacagatagatagatagatagatagatagatagatagatagatagatagatagatagatagatagatagatagatagatagatagatagatagatagagctgcagaaaaatgcagaaaaatcaatgttaagtggtctcttaaaaAGCTTTATGAATTTATAAAACCAAACGGTTGGCAAGGACAGAACTTTAACAGAAGCAAACTGGATTCCAAAAGTGTTGATGAATAGCGAGTGTCCTAACCTGCCCTCATCAATGAAGTCCACGACGAGCGTGCTGAAGATGAAGAGGATGAGGAGAGCGATGAACATGTGATAGATGGTGCGGATGTGGTTCACCTCAAAGAGATCACTGCGGAAAAACACGTTAATAAGCACTATTACTTCAAATATCTATATGTAGTACAACTGGATGTTTCTGGTCACACTGTTTTCTAAAAATACATTGGGGGACAGCAAAATGATTTTTACATtccatatattgtgatataataAACAGGATTATTTAGGTCAGCTAATCAaataaaagtcatagcacagCTTTTTTACTTCAtagcaaacaaacaaatcacaaatcacaaaaatgtttttgttcaaTAGCTTCATGAAACATACTTCAAAAAAAGTCACtgacattttatatattaatggAATCACACAATGTTGAGGAAAAAATATGGAATGGGCTTTTAATTTCCATTTCTAAAACAAATACCAGGGCAAGTCTAAAAAAGCTCTTTTGTCAGCAGTTAAAACGGAGCTCTTACACACCTCGGACTTGGCTAATGAAAGGAAACATGGCCCCAACCAGAGAGTTGTCAGATGAATCAATGGAAAGGATTATAAAAGTCCTTCAATTTCAACACAGAATGTGGCCAAAGAAGTTGGTTGCTCCCAGTCAGCTGTGTCTTAAATTTGGTGCAAGTATAAAATAAATGGGAAGGTTATAAAATCGAAACATACAGGCAGACGTCAAAGCGTCAGGATAGAAAACTCAAAGCAATATGccttgaaaataaaaaatgcacaaCAAAACAGATGAAAAACAAATGGGCAGATCAGGAGTCACTGTTTGTGACAGAACTAACAAGCCAGCTGAAAGAAATGGGATTTTCCTTTAGAAAAGCCAAACTAAAACCAGCACTAACACCAAAACAGAAGAAAACAAGGTTACAGTGGCCTAAGGAGAAGCATTTGTGCCGTGTGGATGATCAGATGAAAGTGATATTCAGTGATGAATCACGAATCTGCATTGGTCAAGGAGATGAGGCTGGAATCTTTGTCTAGAGCCATTCTAATGAAACAAAATGATGACTGTCTGAAGAAAATCAACC
Proteins encoded:
- the soat1 gene encoding sterol O-acyltransferase 1, whose product is MVIEGAGTPRSRKGSHKAVSSSDQDGTGSERSTGEMPCPSNGTVEVEHIISAKLQLKKKAEHLKADLMRQFDIQVNEFMDNLIEESAGLGSSHVSTVFQSLSDKEKSKLRHTQPSQGQGKQFVIRRSLLDDLFEVNHIRTIYHMFIALLILFIFSTLVVDFIDEGRLVLEFDLLVYAFGQFPLVVVTWMCMILSALVVPYVLLSVWASVYPMSNYRALWTVLAGSLLLLYQGLCLGFLPTYVVLKNGLPPASCFILILEQVRLMMKAHSFIRENVPRVRSLERNKTNSVVVPQFTQYIYFLFAPTLIYRDNYPRNPCIRWGYVATKFLQVLGCLFYAYYIFVRLCIPQFRIISMQLFDLRAMVLCVFNSILPGVLVLFLAFFAFLHCWLNAFAEMLRFGDRMFYKDWWNSTSFANYYRTWNVVVHDWLYYYVYRDFLWMTQKRFRAAAMLIVFTVSAVVHEYVLAICFGFFYPVLFCIFMCFGMAFNFVLHDRRKGPIWNVIMWTALFLGQGVLICLYSQEWYARRYCSIDEPSFIDLLKPRSWTCYPQTNSAVDAH